From the genome of Rhizobium oryzihabitans:
AAACCGCCATCCGATTTCGTGGTGCCTGCCGAGCGGATGGTCTTCGGACAGACGCGGCATTACGCCTGCATATCCGAGCAAGACGCCATCGGGACTTTCCACCGCCCAGCGGGCAAAGCCGTGCTCGCGCTCGGCCGCGCGATAACGCTCGAACTTCTCTCTGCTCTCGGCATGGCTCACCGGCCCACCATAGTCGGCCATCACGTCCGGGTCGGTGTGCATCGCGGCGAAGGCTTCAAAATGATCGTCCCGCCAGTGGTGAAGGCGCAGACGTTCCGTTTCTATCATTCCCATTCCCGGCCAACCCTTCGACGCGATGGAGGTCTTGCGATCCAGGTCGACATTCTTGCCGCTGCGATATGACGGTTATAAGACGGCAACCGTGGCCGCAGCGCAATACCACCGGTTCTAGCCCAGTTCTACCAGACGCAAACTAGAGGGAGGGCGGGAAGCTCAAACCGCTTTTTGCAGCGCCTGCGCACCGTTCGGTGCATTGACCTTGCCACCTGTGATGAAGAAGGCGAAGACGTCGCGCGGGGTCTTTTCGACTTGTCTGTCGGGCGCGATCAGCGGCAGGTCATCGGGCACGCCGCCCGCGGCGTAGGTCTTGACCCGTTTTGCCCAATGATCGATCCCGGCCTTCGGGTAGCAGGTCTCGATATCGTCCTCGCCCTTTTGAAGGCGGCAATAGACGAAATCGGCCGTCACATCCGGCAGCATCGGATAGTCGTGATGATCGGCGCAGACGACGGCGACCTTATGTTTTTCCAGCAGTTCGATGAATTCCGGCACCTGAAATGTCGGGTTTCTCACTTCGACCACATGACGAAGGCGGATGCCGTCCTGTTTTTCGGGCAGCAGCGCCAGAAACGCACCGAAATCATCCGCGTCGAATTTTTTTGTCGGTGCGAATTGCCAAAGGATCGGGCCGAGATGGTGGCCAAGTTCCGTCAGGCCCTGGGTCAGGAACTTCG
Proteins encoded in this window:
- a CDS encoding DUF72 domain-containing protein, with the translated sequence MSTSGTIRTGIGGWTFEPWEGTFYPEKLPKKRQLEHASRQLTAIEVNGTYYSSQKPATFAKWAADVPEDFIFSLKASRFVTNRRVLAEAGESMTKFLTQGLTELGHHLGPILWQFAPTKKFDADDFGAFLALLPEKQDGIRLRHVVEVRNPTFQVPEFIELLEKHKVAVVCADHHDYPMLPDVTADFVYCRLQKGEDDIETCYPKAGIDHWAKRVKTYAAGGVPDDLPLIAPDRQVEKTPRDVFAFFITGGKVNAPNGAQALQKAV
- a CDS encoding GNAT family N-acetyltransferase; this translates as MIETERLRLHHWRDDHFEAFAAMHTDPDVMADYGGPVSHAESREKFERYRAAEREHGFARWAVESPDGVLLGYAGVMPRLSEDHPLGRHHEIGWRFTRPAWGNGYATESARAALAHAADGACLAQIIAYTSPDNIRSQAVMTRLGLKREPSLDFSAPGQMDREWHGLVWIVPSEAFRRPQKTLPLTASSV